In the genome of Vicia villosa cultivar HV-30 ecotype Madison, WI linkage group LG7, Vvil1.0, whole genome shotgun sequence, one region contains:
- the LOC131616336 gene encoding homeobox-leucine zipper protein ATHB-15-like, translating into MAMSCKDGNKHLMDNGKYVRYTPEQVEALERLYHDCPKPSSIRRQQLIRECPILSNIEPRQIKVWFQNRRCREKQRKESFRLQGVNRKLTAMNKLLMEENDRLQKQVSHLVYENGYFRQNTQNATKDTSCESVVTSGQHNMTSQHPPRDASPAGLLSIAEETLAEFLSKATGTAVEWVQMPGMKPGPDSIGIVAISHGCTGVAARACGLVGLEPTRVAEILKDRPLWFRDCRAVDIVNVLPTANGGTIELLYMQLYAPTTLAPARDFWLLRYTSVVEDGSLVICERSLKNTQNGPSMPPVPHFVRADMLPSGYLIRPCEGGGSIIHIVDHMDLEPWSVPEVLRPLYESSTVLAQKTTMAALRHLRQISHEVSQPNVSGWGRRPAALRALSQRLSRGFNEALNGFTDEGWTMMGNDGVDDVTILVNSSPEKLMGLNLSFGNGFPSVSNAVLCAKASMLLQNVPPAILLRFLREHRSEWADNNMDAYTAAAIKVGPCSLTGSRMGNYGGQVILPLAHTIEHEEFLEVIKLDGVSHSPEDAMMPRELFLLQLCSGMDENAIGTCAELIFAPIDASFADDAPLLPSGFRIIPLESGKEASSPNRTLDLASALDIGPTGNRTSSDNAGNAGCVRSVMTIAFEFAFESHMQENVACMARQYVRSIISSVQRVALALSPSHLSSHAGLRSPLGTPEAQTLAHWICNSYRCYLGVELLKSNNEGKESILKSLWHHSDAVLCCTLKAMPVFTFSNQAGLDMLETTLVALQDITLEKIFDDHGRKALFSEFPQIIQQGFACLQGGICLSSMGRPVSYERVVAWKVLNDEQNAHCICFMFVNWSFV; encoded by the exons ATGGCAATGTCCTGCAAGGATGGTAATAAGCATTTAATGGATAATGGAAAGTATGTCCGTTATACACCTGAGCAGGTTGAAGCTCTCGAGAGGCTTTATCATGATTGCCCTAAACCGAGTTCAATTCGGAGACAGCAGCTCATTCGGGAGTGTCCTATTCTCTCTAATATTGAGCCCAGGCAAATCAAAGTTTGGTTTCAGAATAGAAG GTGTAGGGAGAAGCAGAGGAAGGAGTCTTTTAGGTTGCAAGGTGTGAATAGGAAGTTGACTGCTATGAATAAGCTGCTGATGGAGGAAAATGATAGGTTGCAGAAGCAGGTGTCTCATCTTGTGTATGAGAATGGTTATTTTCGGCAAAATACTCAGAAC GCTACCAAAGACACGAGTTGTGAGTCAGTTGTGACGAGTGGTCAACACAATATGACTAGTCAACATCCCCCAAGGGATGCAAGTCCTGCAGG GCTTTTGTCCATTGCAGAAGAAACTTTAGCAGAATTTCTTTCAAAGGCTACTGGAACCGCTGTTGAGTGGGTCCAAATGCCTGGAATGAAG CCTGGTCCGGATTCCATTGGAATCGTTGCTATTTCTCATGGTTGCACTGGTGTGGCAGCAAGAGCTTGTGGTCTAGTGGGACTTGAACCTACTAGG GTTGCAGAAATCCTCAAAGACCGTCCTTTGTGGTTTCGCGATTGCCGAGCTGTTGACATTGTCAATGTGCTTCCCACTGCAAATGGTGGAACCATTGAGCTGCTTTATATGCAG CTATATGCACCAACTACATTGGCACCTGCTCGAGACTTCTGGTTGCTACGCTACACTTCTGTTGTAGAAGATGGCAGCCTAGTG ATCTGTGAGAGGTCTCTTAAAAATACTCAAAATGGCCCAAGCATGCCTCCTGTGCCGCATTTTGTTAGAGCAGACATGTTGCCTAGTGGATACCTGATAAGACCTTGTGAAGGAGGTGGTTCCATCATTCACATTGTTGATCATATGGACTTAGAG CCTTGGAGCGTGCCGGAAGTACTGCGCCCTTTATATGAATCATCAACAGTGCTGGCTCAAAAGACTACAATGGCG GCCTTACGTCATCTAAGACAGATCTCACATGAAGTTTCTCAGCCCAATGTCTCTGGGTGGGGTAGACGTCCAGCAGCTCTGCGGGCTCTTAGCCAGAGATTGAGCCG GGGTTTCAATGAGGCTCTCAATGGGTTTACTGATGAAGGGTGGACAATGATGGGCAATGATGGTGTAGATGATGTCACTATTCTTGTGAATTCATCACCTGAAAAATTAATGGGTCTGAATCTTTCCTTTGGCAATGGATTCCCTTCTGTCAGTAATGCAGTGTTATGCGCCAAGGCATCGATGCTATTACAG AATGTTCCTCCAGCCATTCTCCTAAGGTTCCTGCGAGAACACAGATCAGAATGGGCAGACAATAACATGGATGCTTACACAGCTGCTGCTATTAAAGTCGGCCCTTGTAGCTTAACAGGGTCTCGCATGGGAAATTATGGGGGTCAAGTTATACTTCCGCTAGCTCACACTATTGAGCATGAGGAG TTTTTGGAAGTCATTAAGTTGGACGGAGTCTCCCATTCTCCTGAAGATGCAATGATGCCCAGAGAATTGTTTCTGTTGCAA cTCTGCAGCGGAATGGATGAGAATGCTATTGGCACTTGTGCAGAACTTATATTTGCTCCAATTGATGCTTCATTTGCTGATGATGCCCCACTTCTACCTTCCGGATTTCGCATCATTCCTCTTGAATCTGGAAAA GAAGCTTCCAGCCCTAATCGCACTCTTGACCTTGCATCTGCTCTTGACATTGGCCCCACTGGAAACCGAACTTCGAGTGATAATGCTGGAAATGCTGGTTGTGTAAGATCTGTGATGACAATAGCATTTGAATTTGCATTTGAAAGTCACATGCAAGAGAATGTAGCGTGCATGGCACGGCAATATGTTCGCAGTATTATATCATCAGTCCAAAGGGTAGCATTAGCACTTTCTCCATCTCATCTGAGTTCACATGCTGGGCTGAGGTCACCATTAGGAACTCCTGAAGCACAAACCCTTGCTCATTGGATCTGCAACAGTTATAG ATGCTACTTGGGTGTGGAACTACTTAAATCTAATAACGAAGGCAAAGAATCTATACTCAAGTCCTTGTGGCATCACTCAGATGCTGTACTATGCTGCACTCTAAAG GCAATGCCAGTGTTCACTTTCTCAAACCAGGCAGGGCTTGACATGCTGGAGACTACCCTAGTTGCATTACAAGATATAACTTTAGAGAAAATATTCGACGATCATGGTCGAAAAGCACTCTTTTCAGAGTTTCCCCAGATTATTCAACAG GGTTTTGCATGTCTGCAAGGCGGTATTTGTCTCTCAAGCATGGGGCGACCTGTCTCATACGAGAGAGTTGTTGCTTGGAAGGTGCTGAATGATGAACAGAATGCTCATTGTATTTGCTTTATGTTTGTGAACTGGTCTTTTGTTTGA
- the LOC131618129 gene encoding uncharacterized protein LOC131618129 encodes MENNLPIITKRVWNMIRVALFMLRKGISKGKLMMDLNMMLKRRSKLAGKAITNLIFPHHHGNSTSRDYEFSCSNTPNYKFLLNNKRHHRNNHFFACAHAPLTQDDDIVTVNAVKTMLEKMINTHEVMVEASPALPGFGRTPKARQLRVTDSPFPMDDTDTVAEVDKAADAFIKRFYLQLRKQN; translated from the coding sequence ATGGAAAATAACCTACCAATCATAACAAAGAGAGTATGGAACATGATACGTGTGGCCTTGTTCATGTTAAGAAAAGGCATATCAAAGGGAAAACTTATGATGGACCTAAACATGATGCTCAAACGCCGCAGCAAACTCGCCGGAAAAGCCATCACCAACCTCATTTTCCCTCACCACCACGGCAACTCCACCTCAAGGGACTACGAATTCAGCTGCAGCAACACACCTAATTACAAATTTCTCCTCAACAACAAGCGTCACCACCGCAACAACCACTTCTTCGCGTGTGCTCACGCTCCTCTCACGCAAGACGACGACATTGTGACCGTTAATGCAGTTAAGACTATGTTGGAAAAAATGATAAATACTCATGAGGTGATGGTGGAGGCTTCCCCGGCGCTCCCCGGATTCGGGCGGACACCTAAGGCGAGACAGTTGAGGGTGACTGACTCGCCTTTTCCGATGGACGACACTGATACGGTTGCGGAGGTTGACAAGGCGGCCGATGCTTTTATAAAGAGGTTCTACTTGCAGTTGAGGAAGCAGAATTGA
- the LOC131618130 gene encoding uncharacterized protein LOC131618130: MIMAPLGESLLSNSFSKNNNNSSNKPPKLSNSDHLQRTVSDISFELTKEIDNLKLPSISEVEDAKCECCGMSEECTTEYIDRVREKFKGKFVCGLCSEAVKEELEKNGGKKLEEALSTHMNACVKFNKYGRAFPVLFQAQAMKEMLKKSNLDGKIRAKSISPRDKKGGGGLTRSSSCIPALTRDIKNIKT, from the coding sequence ATGATCATGGCACCACTTGGAGAATCTTTGTTGTCAAACTCCTTCTCAAAAAACAATAACAACTCATCAAACAAACCACCAAAGCTCTCGAATTCCGACCACCTTCAAAGAACGGTCTCGGACATTTCTTTCGAGCTAACAAAAGAAATTGATAACTTAAAACTACCTTCGATATCTGAAGTCGAAGACGCAAAGTGTGAGTGTTGTGGCATGTCCGAGGAGTGCACAACGGAGTACATAGACCGCGTCCGCGAAAAATTCAAAGGGAAATTCGTGTGCGGACTATGTTCCGAGGCAGTGAAGGAAGAGTTGGAGAAAAATGGTGGGAAAAAACTAGAAGAAGCTTTAAGCACACACATGAATGCATGTGTTAAGTTTAACAAATATGGAAGGGCTTTTCCTGTTTTGTTTCAAGCTCAAGCTATGAAAGAAATGCTGAAAAAGAGTAACTTAGATGGGAAAATTAGGGCAAAATCTATTAGTCCAAGGGACAAGAAAGGAGGAGGAGGACTTACACGTAGTTCAAGCTGTATTCCAGCACTTACAAGAGAtatcaaaaatatcaaaacttaa